In one window of Carassius carassius chromosome 38, fCarCar2.1, whole genome shotgun sequence DNA:
- the setmar gene encoding histone-lysine N-methyltransferase SETMAR, giving the protein MMRSYSQDMSGGLENVPVLIENSVPKEAFSNFQYVLESVQGPGCDIDPSAVTLPGCSCRVQSCLPYSCPCLRFGQLYDSKGRLNQQQEDGDFSRPVFECNALCACSESCQNRVVQKGVEVRLGVFSTNDRGLGVEALERLPCGRFVCEYAGEIIGSQEARSRQLSQTSLDMNYIIALLEHSGEDRVTQTFVDPVTIGNVGRFINHSCKPNLVMVPVRVHSLLPRLALFANCDIERYEELTFDYAGGQNSSTDTRKWDKAPTGTLTGADVDKIPLRKVCHCGASNCTGFLPLDMSVLH; this is encoded by the exons ATGATGCGATCATACAGCCAGGATATGAGTGGCGGACTCGAGAATGTTCCTGTTTTGATTGAGAACAGTGTTCCCAAAGAGGCTTTTTCCAACTTTCAG TATGTGCTAGAAAGTGTACAAGGACCAGGCTGTGACATTGATCCTAGTGCTGTGACCCTCCCTGGCTGCTCATGTCGTGTCCAGTCCTGCCTGCCCTACAGCTGCCCCTGTTTGAGGTTTGGCCAGTTGTATGACAGCAAGGGTCGTCTGAACCAACAGCAAGAGGACGGCGACTTCAGCAGGCCTGTATTTGAGTGCAATGCCTTATGTGCCTGCAGTGAGTCCTGCCAGAACCGTGTCGTTCAAAAGGGGGTCGAGGTTCGTCTGGGTGTTTTCAGCACCAATGACAGGGGTTTGGGGGTGGAGGCTCTAGAGCGCCTCCCTTGTGGTCGATTTGTATGCGAGTACGCCGGGGAAATAATCGGGTCTCAAGAGGCCCGCAGCCGCCAGCTCTCCCAGACTTCCCTAGATATGAACTACATCATTGCTTTGCTGGAGCACAGCGGAGAGGACAGGGTCACCCAGACGTTCGTAGACCCCGTGACCATAGGCAATGTGGGAAGATTCATCAACCACTCCTGCAAACCCAACCTGGTCATGGTGCCCGTCCGAGTGCACTCACTGCTGCCCAGACTCGCTCTGTTTGCAAATTGTGATATAGAAAGGTATGAAGAACTGACTTTTGACTATGCTGGTGGGCAAAACAGCAGCACAGACACACGGAAATGGGATAAAGCACCAACTGGGACACTCACAGGGGCTGATGTTGATAAAATACCACTGAGAAAAGTCTGTCACTGTGGGGCTTCAAACTGCACAGGATTTTTACCATTAGATATGTCAGTTCTCCattaa